A DNA window from Labrys wisconsinensis contains the following coding sequences:
- a CDS encoding ABC transporter ATP-binding protein, whose amino-acid sequence MLRQFFSYYAPHKGLFLLDFSCAVAAGLLELGFPMAVKLFVDELLPGQDWTVILVAAAALAAIYLANTGLMAVVTYWGHMLGINIETEMRRRAFDHLQKLSFSFYDNQKTGHLVARITKDLEEVGEVAHHGPEDLFIALMTFLGAFVLMLTVNVPLALITCAIVPAAAWLTTRQGGRMTQTFRALFGRVGAFNARIEEAVGGIRVVQAFGNEDHERALFAADNARYRQTKLAAYRIMAANAALSYLGMRLTQLVVMVAGTWFVIRGDLSQGGFVGFLLLVGVFFRPIEKIAAIIEVYPKGIAGFRSFLELIATRPDIADRPGARPLAGFRGAIRYEGVSFAYAAGEPVLRSIDLTIRAGETVAFVGPSGAGKTTLCSLLPRFYEPDSGRIAIDGVDIRDLTLASLRSRIGVVQQDVFLFAGTLRDNIAYGRLGASEAEIREAARRAQLDVVIAALPEGLDTVVGERGVKLSGGQKQRVAIARMVLKDPPILILDEATSALDAETEREVRRALDALSEGRTTLVIAHRLSTIRNADRIVVVTPAGIAEEGRHRELVAAGGLYRRLHDTQFAPQE is encoded by the coding sequence CTGCTGCGACAGTTCTTCTCCTACTATGCCCCGCACAAGGGCCTGTTCCTGCTCGATTTCTCCTGCGCCGTGGCCGCGGGCCTCCTCGAGCTCGGCTTTCCCATGGCGGTGAAGCTGTTCGTCGACGAGCTCCTGCCGGGGCAGGACTGGACCGTCATCCTCGTCGCCGCCGCGGCCCTGGCCGCCATCTATCTCGCCAACACCGGCCTGATGGCGGTCGTCACCTATTGGGGCCACATGCTCGGCATCAACATCGAGACCGAGATGCGCCGCCGGGCCTTCGACCACCTGCAGAAGCTCTCCTTCAGCTTCTACGACAACCAGAAGACCGGCCATCTCGTCGCCCGCATCACCAAGGATCTGGAGGAGGTCGGGGAGGTCGCCCACCACGGCCCCGAGGACCTGTTCATCGCCCTGATGACCTTCCTCGGCGCCTTCGTCCTGATGCTGACGGTGAACGTGCCGCTGGCCCTGATCACCTGCGCCATCGTGCCCGCCGCCGCCTGGCTCACCACCCGCCAGGGCGGGCGCATGACGCAGACCTTCCGCGCCCTGTTCGGGCGTGTCGGCGCCTTCAACGCCCGTATCGAGGAGGCGGTCGGCGGCATCCGCGTGGTGCAGGCCTTCGGCAACGAGGACCATGAGCGGGCCCTGTTCGCCGCCGACAATGCCCGCTACCGCCAGACCAAGCTCGCCGCCTATCGCATCATGGCGGCCAATGCGGCCCTGTCCTATCTCGGCATGCGGCTGACCCAGCTGGTGGTGATGGTCGCCGGGACCTGGTTCGTCATCCGCGGCGACCTCAGCCAGGGCGGCTTCGTCGGCTTCCTCCTGCTGGTCGGCGTGTTCTTTCGGCCGATCGAGAAGATCGCCGCCATCATCGAGGTCTATCCCAAGGGCATTGCCGGCTTCCGCAGCTTCCTCGAGCTGATCGCCACCCGCCCCGACATTGCCGACCGGCCGGGCGCGCGGCCGCTCGCCGGCTTCCGGGGGGCCATCCGCTATGAGGGCGTGAGCTTCGCCTATGCCGCGGGCGAGCCGGTGCTGCGCTCGATCGACCTCACCATCCGCGCTGGCGAGACGGTGGCCTTCGTCGGGCCGTCCGGTGCCGGCAAGACCACGCTCTGCTCGCTGCTGCCGCGCTTCTACGAGCCGGATTCGGGCCGCATCGCCATCGACGGCGTCGACATCCGCGACCTGACGCTGGCCTCCCTGCGCAGCCGCATCGGCGTCGTGCAGCAGGACGTGTTCCTGTTCGCCGGGACGCTGCGCGACAACATCGCCTATGGCCGCCTCGGCGCCTCGGAGGCGGAGATCCGCGAGGCGGCGCGGCGGGCGCAGCTCGACGTGGTGATCGCCGCGCTGCCGGAGGGGCTCGACACCGTGGTCGGCGAGCGTGGCGTCAAGCTCTCCGGCGGCCAGAAGCAGCGCGTCGCCATTGCCCGCATGGTCCTCAAGGACCCGCCGATCCTCATCCTCGACGAGGCGACCTCCGCCCTCGATGCCGAGACCGAGCGCGAGGTGCGCCGGGCCCTCGACGCCCTGTCCGAAGGGCGCACCACCCTGGTGATCGCCCATCGCCTGTCGACCATCCGCAATGCCGACCGCATCGTCGTGGTGACGCCGGCCGGCATCGCCGAGGAGGGCCGTCACCGGGAGCTGGTGGCGGCGGGCGGGCTCTACCGCCGCCTGCACGACACCCAGTTCGCGCCGCAGGAATGA
- a CDS encoding DMT family transporter: protein MPFSRLSAASAGIAFYLTGVFFFAVNDALGKWLMADYSVGQLLLLRSTGAVVVLVVLGWRERAGIFHADQIGLNLLRVACMAGDTFAFYYATKALPLADVMTFYMAAPLIVTALSGPLLGEQVGAARWGAVLVGFGGVLVALHPTSAAFSPSALIALFGAVMFAFGVTITRQLRATHWLPLVSWQFAGAGLVGAATSPFAWVHPSLFDLGLMFLVGIVAMLCFTCITRALALAPASLLAPFQYSALVWAVILGFLVWGDIPTPAIAIGNAIIIGSGLFVFYSEQGRARAAALPADAK, encoded by the coding sequence ATGCCGTTCTCCCGCCTTTCCGCCGCCAGCGCCGGCATCGCGTTCTACCTGACGGGCGTGTTCTTCTTCGCCGTCAACGACGCGCTGGGCAAATGGCTGATGGCCGACTACAGCGTCGGGCAGCTCCTGCTGCTGCGCAGCACCGGCGCAGTCGTCGTGCTGGTGGTGCTGGGCTGGCGGGAGCGTGCCGGCATCTTCCATGCCGACCAAATCGGGCTGAATCTCCTGCGTGTCGCCTGCATGGCCGGCGACACCTTCGCCTTCTACTATGCCACCAAGGCGCTGCCGCTCGCCGACGTGATGACCTTCTACATGGCGGCGCCGCTGATCGTCACCGCCCTCTCCGGCCCGCTCCTCGGCGAGCAGGTGGGCGCGGCGCGCTGGGGCGCGGTGCTGGTCGGCTTCGGCGGCGTGCTGGTCGCGCTGCATCCGACCTCGGCCGCCTTCTCGCCCTCGGCGCTGATCGCCCTGTTCGGCGCCGTCATGTTCGCCTTCGGCGTCACCATCACCCGCCAGCTCAGGGCGACGCACTGGCTGCCGCTGGTCAGCTGGCAGTTCGCCGGCGCGGGCCTGGTCGGCGCGGCGACCAGCCCGTTCGCCTGGGTCCATCCCAGCCTGTTCGACCTCGGCCTGATGTTCCTGGTCGGCATCGTGGCGATGCTCTGCTTCACCTGCATCACCCGGGCGCTCGCCCTGGCGCCGGCCTCGCTGCTGGCGCCGTTCCAATATTCGGCGCTGGTCTGGGCGGTGATCCTGGGCTTCCTGGTGTGGGGCGACATCCCGACGCCGGCCATCGCCATCGGCAATGCCATCATCATCGGCAGCGGCCTGTTCGTGTTCTACAGCGAGCAGGGCCGGGCGCGAGCGGCCGCCCTGCCGGCGGACGCCAAGTAG
- a CDS encoding ROK family transcriptional regulator, protein MSRKGSNSVQIRHYNERVVLEALRRMGEASKADLARSANLTPQAVAGIVAALEEAGLAEPRGKRAGQIGQPSTIYAVAPDGALSIGLHVGRRALDAVLIDLAGRTRRVETSEYAYPEPQAVADLAAAYVRTLHSSLAPELRRRVVGVGVAMPYFLGGWRNELDLPLRVTAAWEEFDLRARLAEETDLPLHFQNDASSAATAELVYGHGQTVRDFIHFSVHTFIGGGLIIDGKLETGPHGNSAAFGPYPVGPSRLSTVPPPAGPFEILLRRASIYVLTHHLRANGVPINRAYELEALGERAEPYLSEWIADCADALATAIVGAIAVVDVSAVVIDGILPRAILERTVEAIRERFEAIVPEGLVVPAIRAGSIGSQAAAIGAAIIPLYAMFAPDSDVLVKTQPEPRRPTRHQGAASAFAGPRSFR, encoded by the coding sequence ATGTCGCGCAAGGGCAGCAATTCGGTCCAGATCCGCCATTACAACGAGCGGGTGGTGCTGGAGGCGCTGCGCCGCATGGGCGAGGCGTCCAAGGCCGATCTCGCCCGCTCGGCCAACCTGACGCCGCAGGCCGTGGCGGGCATCGTCGCGGCGCTGGAGGAGGCCGGGCTGGCCGAGCCGCGCGGCAAGCGCGCCGGGCAGATCGGCCAGCCCTCCACCATCTATGCCGTGGCGCCGGACGGAGCTCTCTCGATCGGGCTGCATGTCGGCCGCCGGGCCCTCGACGCCGTGCTGATCGACCTCGCCGGCCGGACCCGCCGGGTCGAGACCTCCGAATATGCCTATCCCGAGCCGCAGGCCGTGGCGGACCTCGCCGCCGCCTATGTCCGCACCCTGCATTCGAGCCTGGCGCCGGAGCTGCGCCGGCGCGTCGTCGGCGTCGGGGTGGCCATGCCCTATTTCCTCGGCGGCTGGCGCAACGAGCTCGACCTGCCGCTGCGGGTGACGGCGGCCTGGGAGGAGTTCGACCTGCGGGCGCGGTTGGCGGAGGAGACCGACCTGCCCCTGCACTTCCAGAACGACGCTTCCTCCGCCGCCACGGCCGAGCTGGTCTACGGCCACGGCCAGACCGTCCGCGACTTCATCCACTTCTCCGTCCACACCTTCATCGGCGGCGGCCTGATCATCGACGGCAAGCTGGAGACCGGGCCGCACGGCAATTCCGCCGCCTTCGGCCCCTACCCCGTCGGGCCCTCGCGGCTCTCGACGGTGCCGCCGCCCGCCGGCCCCTTCGAGATCCTGCTGCGCCGGGCCTCGATCTACGTGCTGACCCACCATCTGCGCGCCAATGGCGTGCCGATCAACCGGGCCTACGAACTCGAGGCCCTCGGCGAGCGGGCCGAGCCCTATCTCTCCGAATGGATCGCCGACTGCGCCGACGCCCTGGCCACCGCCATCGTCGGCGCGATCGCCGTGGTCGATGTCTCCGCCGTCGTCATCGACGGCATCCTGCCCCGTGCGATCCTGGAGCGCACGGTCGAGGCCATCCGGGAGCGCTTCGAGGCGATCGTGCCGGAGGGGCTGGTCGTCCCGGCGATCCGGGCGGGCAGCATCGGCAGTCAGGCGGCGGCGATCGGGGCCGCCATCATCCCGCTCTACGCCATGTTCGCGCCCGACAGCGACGTCCTGGTCAAGACGCAGCCCGAGCCGCGGCGCCCGACCCGGCACCAGGGCGCCGCCTCCGCCTTCGCCGGCCCGCGCAGCTTCCGCTGA
- a CDS encoding ATP-binding cassette domain-containing protein produces MTGEAGLSAPRSGGAPSAAPGPAAAAGLRGASKRFGGTLALDDVGFELRPGEVLALLGENGAGKSTCVKLLAGVYQPDAGTVLLDGEPVRWRSPLDARRHGIVVMHQHPGLFGDLSVAENLFMGHMPQGALGGIDAAAMRSTARELIEVVGLACGPDTPLGSLRTSEQQLVEIARALSLQARVLIMDEPTAALSLREVERLFAVVAGLKARGVAMMFVGHRMDEIFRISDRIAVLRDGRLVGVEATRELGRDRAVQMMIGRPLSAVYPERRARIGEVAVEVRHLARAGTFADISFAVRAGEVLGLGGLVGSGRTEIARVLFGIDQPTGGEILVAGAARRFASPVEAMQAGIAYVSEDRLGQSLVMDFPVLDNASLPVVDKATIAGLVWRRREIALVKPHLDRLRLKFRSFDQPVKTLSGGNQQKVVLSKWLATGPRVLILDEPTQGIDVQSKAEVHAMIAELARQGLAIVLISSELPELIGMCDRIVVLREGRLTAEFSGADVDQERVIRAATDADGAAPDRRLPGPGAAPTDRAGRPEAPIPALRRFLASRELGLAAAIAAVVLPIAVLNPRMLGAANLTALAMDAALLMIAAAAQMLVILTRNIDLSVASVIGLAAYGSASAMHAWPGLPVSGGVAVGCAIGLACGLVNGLVVTLGRVPSIVVTLGTLAVFRGVNSLWAGGRQISADQVPQAWLDLTSARILGVPMVILIAAATLALIALALRRLPIGRELYAIGSNPDGAALIGIRSTALVLGAFAVAGLLAGFDGALWASRYATIDARVAMGFELTVIAAVVVGGVAIRGGAGTVAGMVLGALTLLVIRNGLTLVRVDPLWLQGVYGLIILVAVGIDALLARRAHATGGRAP; encoded by the coding sequence ATGACGGGGGAGGCCGGCCTGTCGGCGCCGCGATCCGGCGGCGCCCCGTCGGCCGCGCCCGGGCCGGCCGCTGCGGCCGGCCTGCGCGGCGCGAGCAAACGTTTCGGCGGCACCCTCGCCCTCGACGATGTCGGCTTCGAGCTGCGGCCCGGCGAGGTTCTGGCGCTGCTCGGCGAGAACGGCGCCGGCAAGAGCACCTGCGTCAAGCTGCTGGCCGGCGTCTACCAGCCCGACGCCGGCACCGTCCTGCTCGACGGCGAGCCGGTGCGCTGGCGCTCCCCGCTCGACGCCCGGCGCCACGGCATCGTGGTGATGCACCAGCATCCCGGCCTGTTCGGCGATCTCAGCGTCGCCGAGAACCTGTTCATGGGCCACATGCCGCAGGGCGCGCTCGGCGGCATCGATGCCGCGGCGATGCGCAGCACCGCCCGCGAGCTGATCGAGGTGGTCGGCCTCGCCTGCGGGCCGGACACGCCGCTCGGCTCGCTGCGCACCTCCGAGCAGCAGCTGGTCGAGATCGCCCGCGCCCTGTCGCTGCAGGCCAGGGTGCTGATCATGGACGAGCCGACGGCGGCGCTCTCCCTGCGCGAGGTCGAGCGGCTCTTCGCCGTCGTCGCCGGCCTCAAGGCGCGCGGCGTGGCGATGATGTTCGTCGGCCATCGCATGGACGAGATCTTCCGCATCTCCGACCGGATCGCCGTGCTCCGCGACGGGCGGCTGGTCGGGGTCGAGGCGACGCGGGAGCTCGGCCGGGACCGGGCGGTGCAGATGATGATCGGCCGCCCGCTCAGCGCCGTCTATCCCGAGCGCCGGGCGCGCATCGGCGAGGTCGCCGTCGAGGTCCGCCACCTCGCCCGGGCCGGCACCTTCGCCGACATCTCCTTCGCCGTGCGCGCGGGCGAGGTGCTGGGCCTGGGCGGCCTGGTCGGCAGCGGCCGCACCGAGATCGCCCGCGTGCTGTTCGGCATCGACCAGCCGACCGGCGGCGAGATCCTGGTCGCCGGTGCGGCACGGCGCTTCGCCTCGCCCGTCGAGGCGATGCAGGCGGGCATCGCCTACGTCTCGGAGGATCGGCTCGGCCAGAGCCTGGTGATGGATTTCCCGGTGCTCGACAACGCCTCGCTGCCGGTGGTCGACAAGGCCACCATCGCCGGCCTGGTCTGGCGCCGGCGCGAGATCGCCCTGGTCAAGCCGCATCTCGATCGGCTGCGCCTGAAGTTCCGCAGCTTCGACCAGCCGGTGAAGACGCTCTCCGGCGGCAACCAGCAGAAGGTCGTGCTGTCGAAATGGCTGGCGACCGGCCCGCGGGTCCTCATCCTCGACGAGCCGACGCAGGGCATCGACGTGCAGAGCAAGGCCGAGGTCCACGCCATGATCGCCGAGCTCGCCCGCCAGGGGCTGGCGATCGTGCTGATCTCCTCCGAGCTGCCCGAGCTCATCGGCATGTGCGACCGCATCGTCGTCCTGCGCGAGGGGCGGCTCACCGCCGAGTTCTCCGGCGCCGACGTCGACCAGGAGCGCGTCATCCGCGCCGCGACCGATGCGGACGGGGCCGCGCCCGACCGCCGGCTGCCAGGACCTGGGGCTGCGCCGACCGATCGCGCCGGTCGGCCGGAGGCGCCGATCCCGGCGCTACGCCGATTTCTCGCCTCCCGCGAGCTCGGGCTCGCCGCCGCCATCGCCGCCGTGGTCCTGCCGATCGCCGTGCTCAACCCGCGCATGCTCGGCGCCGCCAACCTCACCGCCCTCGCCATGGACGCGGCGCTGCTGATGATCGCCGCCGCGGCCCAGATGCTGGTGATTCTCACCCGCAACATCGACCTTTCCGTCGCCTCGGTGATCGGCCTCGCCGCCTACGGCTCCGCCAGCGCCATGCATGCCTGGCCCGGCCTGCCGGTCTCCGGCGGCGTCGCCGTCGGCTGCGCCATCGGCCTTGCCTGCGGCCTCGTCAACGGCCTCGTCGTCACCCTGGGCCGGGTGCCGTCGATCGTGGTGACGCTCGGCACCCTGGCCGTGTTCCGGGGCGTCAACAGCCTGTGGGCCGGCGGCCGGCAGATCAGCGCCGACCAGGTGCCGCAGGCCTGGCTCGACCTCACCAGCGCCCGCATCCTCGGCGTGCCCATGGTCATCCTGATCGCGGCGGCGACGCTGGCCCTGATTGCTCTCGCTCTGCGCCGCCTGCCGATCGGGCGCGAGCTCTACGCCATCGGCTCCAATCCCGACGGCGCGGCCCTGATCGGCATCCGCAGCACCGCGCTGGTGCTCGGCGCCTTCGCCGTCGCCGGCCTGCTCGCCGGCTTCGACGGGGCGCTCTGGGCCTCGCGCTATGCCACCATCGACGCTCGGGTCGCCATGGGCTTCGAGCTCACGGTCATCGCCGCCGTCGTGGTCGGGGGCGTCGCGATCCGCGGCGGAGCCGGCACGGTCGCCGGCATGGTGCTGGGCGCGCTGACCCTCCTGGTCATCCGCAACGGGCTGACGCTGGTGCGGGTCGACCCGCTGTGGCTGCAGGGCGTCTACGGCCTGATCATCCTGGTGGCGGTCGGAATCGACGCCCTGCTGGCGCGCCGGGCCCATGCCACCGGCGGGAGGGCGCCATGA
- a CDS encoding ABC transporter permease, which yields MTAIIRRLAGWDGFLAALTLATLLYAVLALPTFATAFNISQAIAGVSERALIVLPMVLLIIAREIDLSVASILALSSVVFGMMVQAGLPLAAAMPLTLLAGGLAGAFNGALVTGLGLPSLVVTLGTMAMFRGIGYILLGSASVNAFPDAFTDFGIDTLGDTPIPLTILPFLVLAPVFAVVLQATPTGRRIYALGGSPSAARYAGVRTERIRFALFVVSGFVCALAGIVFTARLANARANNAVGLELDVITTALLGGISVFGGKGRLTGVFWALALLALLRNILGLQQIGGDAQGTVVGLLLILSLLAGNIARGAFERLRSRRSAPASASRGDL from the coding sequence ATGACGGCCATCATCCGCCGCCTCGCCGGCTGGGACGGCTTCCTGGCGGCGCTGACCCTGGCGACGCTGCTCTATGCCGTGCTGGCGCTGCCGACCTTCGCCACGGCCTTCAACATCTCCCAGGCCATTGCCGGCGTGTCGGAGCGGGCGTTGATCGTGCTGCCGATGGTGCTCCTCATCATCGCCCGCGAGATCGATCTCTCCGTCGCCAGCATCCTCGCCCTCAGCAGCGTGGTCTTCGGCATGATGGTGCAGGCCGGCCTGCCGCTCGCCGCGGCCATGCCGCTGACCCTGCTGGCCGGGGGGCTGGCGGGCGCCTTCAACGGGGCGCTGGTGACCGGCCTCGGCCTGCCGTCCCTGGTGGTGACGCTCGGCACCATGGCGATGTTTCGCGGCATCGGCTACATCCTGCTCGGCTCGGCCTCGGTGAATGCCTTTCCCGACGCCTTCACCGATTTCGGCATCGACACGCTCGGCGACACGCCGATCCCGCTCACCATCCTGCCCTTCCTGGTGCTGGCGCCGGTCTTCGCGGTGGTGCTGCAGGCGACGCCGACCGGCCGGCGCATCTACGCCCTCGGCGGCAGCCCGAGCGCGGCGCGCTATGCCGGCGTGCGCACCGAGCGCATCCGCTTTGCGCTGTTCGTGGTCTCGGGCTTCGTCTGCGCCCTCGCCGGCATCGTCTTCACCGCAAGGCTGGCCAATGCCCGCGCCAACAACGCCGTCGGCCTCGAGCTCGACGTCATCACCACGGCGCTGCTCGGCGGCATCAGCGTGTTCGGCGGCAAGGGCCGCCTCACCGGCGTGTTCTGGGCGCTGGCGCTGCTTGCCCTGCTGCGCAACATCCTCGGCCTGCAGCAGATCGGCGGCGACGCCCAGGGCACGGTCGTCGGCCTCCTGCTGATCCTGTCGCTGCTGGCCGGCAACATCGCCCGCGGCGCCTTCGAGAGGCTGCGCAGCCGCAGGAGCGCGCCGGCTTCGGCCAGCCGCGGTGATCTCTGA
- a CDS encoding rhamnose ABC transporter substrate-binding protein yields MTSKTATFAALALGSMLAATGALAQQCASGPVTVGFLPKLDTDPYFQVARTGAEEAAAEIGGKVVQQAPSQATAEAQIEFVNNLVAQKVDVIAIAGNDANAVAPALKRAAKQGVRVVAYDSDVAADARSLFLNQAKGDSLAEMMLESMGQMLNYEGDFAILSSTPTATNQNAWIDFMKARLKEPKYAKMKLVQIAYGEESEQVNQQQALALVEAFPNLKGIIIPAGIGLPAAARAMEQAGSLGKVKLTGLAPATLIKKYIQNGTVQDIWWNVKDLGYLTYHAAQLVAQCKLTGKEGESFKAGRLGDYTVGAKGEVVLGPAQIVTPKNVDEFKF; encoded by the coding sequence ATGACATCGAAGACGGCGACGTTCGCGGCGCTGGCGCTCGGATCCATGCTGGCCGCCACCGGCGCTCTGGCGCAGCAATGCGCCAGCGGCCCGGTGACGGTCGGGTTCCTGCCCAAGCTCGACACCGACCCCTATTTCCAGGTGGCCAGGACCGGCGCCGAGGAGGCGGCGGCCGAGATCGGCGGCAAGGTGGTGCAGCAGGCGCCGTCCCAGGCCACGGCCGAGGCGCAGATCGAGTTCGTCAACAACCTCGTGGCCCAGAAGGTCGACGTCATCGCCATCGCCGGCAACGATGCCAATGCGGTCGCCCCGGCGTTGAAGCGCGCGGCCAAGCAGGGCGTGCGCGTGGTCGCCTATGACAGCGACGTCGCCGCCGATGCCCGCTCCCTGTTCCTCAACCAGGCCAAGGGCGACAGCCTGGCCGAGATGATGCTGGAGAGCATGGGGCAGATGCTCAACTACGAGGGCGATTTCGCCATCCTGTCCTCGACCCCGACGGCGACCAACCAGAACGCCTGGATCGACTTCATGAAGGCCAGGCTGAAGGAGCCGAAATACGCCAAGATGAAGCTGGTCCAGATCGCCTATGGCGAGGAGAGCGAGCAGGTCAACCAGCAGCAGGCCCTGGCGCTGGTCGAAGCCTTCCCCAACCTCAAGGGCATCATCATTCCCGCCGGCATCGGCCTGCCCGCCGCCGCGCGCGCCATGGAGCAGGCCGGCTCCCTCGGCAAGGTCAAGCTCACCGGGCTCGCCCCGGCGACGCTGATCAAGAAGTACATTCAGAACGGCACGGTCCAGGACATCTGGTGGAACGTCAAGGACCTGGGCTACCTCACCTACCACGCCGCCCAGCTCGTCGCGCAGTGCAAGCTCACCGGCAAGGAGGGCGAGAGCTTCAAGGCCGGGCGCCTCGGCGACTACACCGTCGGCGCCAAGGGCGAGGTCGTGCTCGGCCCGGCCCAGATCGTCACGCCCAAGAACGTCGACGAGTTCAAGTTCTGA
- a CDS encoding ANTAR domain-containing response regulator: MPKFSSQDRSTRIAIVDENPVRSAIIETGLREAGYADIVRIGETAALLKRLDALEPDVVLIDLESPSRDVLESMFTVSRTVRRPVAMFVDQSDTAMIEAAVDAGVSAYIVDGLRKERVKAILDMAISRFNAFDRLRRELAEARTQLEERKVIDRAKGILMKARAIPEEEAYALLRRAAMNENRRIADVAQSIITAADLLR; encoded by the coding sequence ATGCCGAAATTTTCATCGCAGGATCGCTCGACGCGCATCGCCATCGTCGACGAGAACCCGGTGCGCAGTGCCATCATCGAGACGGGGCTTCGGGAGGCCGGCTACGCCGACATCGTCCGGATCGGCGAGACCGCGGCGCTGCTCAAGCGCCTCGACGCGCTGGAGCCCGATGTCGTCCTGATCGACCTGGAGAGCCCGAGCCGCGACGTGCTGGAGAGCATGTTCACGGTGAGCCGCACCGTCCGCCGCCCGGTGGCGATGTTCGTCGACCAGTCCGACACCGCCATGATCGAGGCGGCGGTCGATGCCGGCGTCTCCGCCTATATCGTCGACGGCCTGCGCAAGGAGCGGGTCAAGGCCATCCTCGACATGGCGATCAGCCGCTTCAACGCCTTCGACCGGCTGCGGCGCGAGCTCGCCGAGGCCCGGACCCAGCTCGAGGAGCGCAAGGTCATCGACCGCGCCAAGGGCATCCTGATGAAGGCCCGCGCCATTCCGGAGGAGGAGGCCTATGCCCTGCTGCGCCGCGCAGCCATGAACGAGAACCGGCGCATCGCCGACGTCGCCCAGTCGATCATCACCGCTGCGGATCTCCTGCGATGA
- a CDS encoding ABC transporter substrate-binding protein, which yields MSTSLRIGFLPLVDAALLVAAREEGFAEAEGLSVDLVRDVSWANLRDRLAVGMLDAAQMLAPAAIASTLGLGHLTVPMAAPVMLSRNGNAITLSTRLFAAMAEAAEGDIADVAVSARAFAAVTAARLARGEGPPVLATVFPFSTHALLVEAWLRRAGLRAGEDIPTVVLPPQLMAASLANGQIDGFCAGAPWNVLAVEAGHGAVAALGLDLIADAPEKLLVFPAAEIDRRADTALALARAVLAAARWAQAPDHRARLAVHMAGSAYLDMPAVRIEAILAGRIALGAGRPPRLAPAYLRIDPAALAPGAEVADRLIDAMVAAGQMQDGPAARALARGVFREDLHRLAT from the coding sequence ATGAGCACAAGCCTGCGCATCGGCTTCCTGCCGCTCGTCGACGCCGCGCTGCTGGTGGCGGCGCGGGAGGAAGGCTTCGCCGAGGCCGAGGGCCTGTCGGTCGACCTCGTCCGCGACGTCAGCTGGGCCAATCTGCGCGACCGTCTGGCCGTCGGCATGCTCGACGCGGCGCAGATGCTCGCCCCGGCGGCGATCGCCTCCACGCTCGGCCTCGGCCATCTCACCGTGCCCATGGCGGCGCCGGTCATGCTGAGCCGCAACGGCAACGCCATCACCCTGTCGACCCGGCTCTTCGCCGCCATGGCCGAGGCGGCCGAGGGCGACATCGCCGACGTGGCGGTGTCGGCGCGGGCCTTCGCCGCGGTGACCGCCGCCCGGCTGGCGCGCGGCGAGGGGCCGCCGGTGCTGGCCACCGTCTTCCCCTTCTCCACCCATGCCCTGCTGGTCGAGGCCTGGCTGCGCCGGGCCGGGCTCAGGGCGGGCGAGGACATCCCGACGGTGGTGCTGCCGCCGCAGCTGATGGCGGCGAGCCTCGCCAACGGCCAGATCGACGGCTTCTGCGCCGGCGCGCCCTGGAACGTGCTGGCGGTCGAGGCCGGCCACGGCGCCGTGGCGGCGCTCGGCCTCGACCTGATCGCCGACGCCCCGGAAAAGCTCCTGGTCTTCCCGGCGGCGGAGATCGACCGGCGTGCCGACACCGCCCTCGCCCTGGCCCGCGCCGTGCTGGCGGCGGCGCGCTGGGCGCAGGCGCCCGACCATCGCGCCCGCCTCGCCGTGCACATGGCCGGCTCCGCCTATCTCGACATGCCCGCGGTGCGGATCGAGGCGATCCTCGCCGGGCGTATCGCGCTCGGCGCCGGCCGCCCGCCCCGCCTCGCCCCGGCCTATCTCAGGATCGATCCGGCGGCCCTGGCGCCGGGCGCCGAGGTGGCCGACCGCCTGATCGACGCCATGGTCGCAGCCGGCCAGATGCAGGATGGGCCGGCGGCGCGCGCCCTGGCCCGCGGCGTGTTCCGCGAAGACCTGCACCGCCTCGCCACCTGA